One genomic segment of Centropristis striata isolate RG_2023a ecotype Rhode Island chromosome 11, C.striata_1.0, whole genome shotgun sequence includes these proteins:
- the fcer1gl gene encoding Fc receptor, IgE, high affinity I, gamma polypeptide like isoform X3, whose protein sequence is MRRALLIIAVFLVINPTCTEAIGDMNVCFILDGILIIYGIILTVLYCRLRMSPDCQKASNPPEKQPTEGGIYAGLTSRSTDTYETIKVEKKPIV, encoded by the exons ATGAGGCGAGCTTTACTCATCATTGCTGTCTTTCTGGTGATCAATCCCACCTGCACTG aggcaATCGGAGACATGAACGTTTGTTTCATTCTGGATGGGATTCTCATCATTTACGGCATCATTCTCACCGTCTTATACTGCAGACTGAGG ATGAGTCCAGACTGCCAAAAGGCTTCAAACCCGCCTGAG AAGCAGCCCACTGAGGGAGGCATCTATGCG GGTCTGACCTCTCGCAGCACTGATACCTATGAGACCATCAAAGTGGAGAAAAAGCCGATCGTCTGA
- the fcer1gl gene encoding Fc receptor, IgE, high affinity I, gamma polypeptide like isoform X4, which yields MRRALLIIAVFLVINPTCTEAIGDMNVCFILDGILIIYGIILTVLYCRLRMSPDCQKASNPPEQPTEGGIYAGLTSRSTDTYETIKVEKKPIV from the exons ATGAGGCGAGCTTTACTCATCATTGCTGTCTTTCTGGTGATCAATCCCACCTGCACTG aggcaATCGGAGACATGAACGTTTGTTTCATTCTGGATGGGATTCTCATCATTTACGGCATCATTCTCACCGTCTTATACTGCAGACTGAGG ATGAGTCCAGACTGCCAAAAGGCTTCAAACCCGCCTGAG CAGCCCACTGAGGGAGGCATCTATGCG GGTCTGACCTCTCGCAGCACTGATACCTATGAGACCATCAAAGTGGAGAAAAAGCCGATCGTCTGA
- the fcer1gl gene encoding Fc receptor, IgE, high affinity I, gamma polypeptide like isoform X2: protein MRRALLIIAVFLVINPTCTEAIGDMNVCFILDGILIIYGIILTVLYCRLRMSPDCQKASNPPEQPTEGGIYAVRHVILMFKKTFKKAHEGKVTALSHSGWV from the exons ATGAGGCGAGCTTTACTCATCATTGCTGTCTTTCTGGTGATCAATCCCACCTGCACTG aggcaATCGGAGACATGAACGTTTGTTTCATTCTGGATGGGATTCTCATCATTTACGGCATCATTCTCACCGTCTTATACTGCAGACTGAGG ATGAGTCCAGACTGCCAAAAGGCTTCAAACCCGCCTGAG CAGCCCACTGAGGGAGGCATCTATGCGGTGAGACATGTCATTCTAatgtttaaaaagacatttaaaaaggcTCATGAAGGAAAAGTGACAGCTTTAAGCCACAGCGGATG GGTCTGA
- the fcer1gl gene encoding Fc receptor, IgE, high affinity I, gamma polypeptide like isoform X1 gives MRRALLIIAVFLVINPTCTEAIGDMNVCFILDGILIIYGIILTVLYCRLRMSPDCQKASNPPEKQPTEGGIYAVRHVILMFKKTFKKAHEGKVTALSHSGWV, from the exons ATGAGGCGAGCTTTACTCATCATTGCTGTCTTTCTGGTGATCAATCCCACCTGCACTG aggcaATCGGAGACATGAACGTTTGTTTCATTCTGGATGGGATTCTCATCATTTACGGCATCATTCTCACCGTCTTATACTGCAGACTGAGG ATGAGTCCAGACTGCCAAAAGGCTTCAAACCCGCCTGAG AAGCAGCCCACTGAGGGAGGCATCTATGCGGTGAGACATGTCATTCTAatgtttaaaaagacatttaaaaaggcTCATGAAGGAAAAGTGACAGCTTTAAGCCACAGCGGATG GGTCTGA
- the fcer1gl gene encoding Fc receptor, IgE, high affinity I, gamma polypeptide like isoform X5: MNVCFILDGILIIYGIILTVLYCRLRMSPDCQKASNPPEKQPTEGGIYAVRHVILMFKKTFKKAHEGKVTALSHSGWV; this comes from the exons ATGAACGTTTGTTTCATTCTGGATGGGATTCTCATCATTTACGGCATCATTCTCACCGTCTTATACTGCAGACTGAGG ATGAGTCCAGACTGCCAAAAGGCTTCAAACCCGCCTGAG AAGCAGCCCACTGAGGGAGGCATCTATGCGGTGAGACATGTCATTCTAatgtttaaaaagacatttaaaaaggcTCATGAAGGAAAAGTGACAGCTTTAAGCCACAGCGGATG GGTCTGA
- the LOC131980605 gene encoding vang-like protein 2, translating to MDNESQYSGYSYKSSHSRSSRKHRDRRDRHRSKSRDSSSRGDKSVTIQTPGEPLLDAESTRGDDRDDNWGETTTVVTGTSEHSISNEDLTRVTKDLEESTPLECKRFIGPALGGCLSFFALVTPLAFLILPQVLWRDALEPCGTPCEGLYVSLAFKLLVLLISSWALFLRPPRATLPRFFVFRCLLMVLVFLFVASYWLFYGVRVLEPRERDYRGIVEYAASLVDALLFIQYLALVLLEVRHLQPAFCLKVVRSTDGASKFYNVGHLSIQRAAVWVLDRYYSDFSVFNPALLNLPKSILSKKMTGFKVYSLDESTTNNSTGQSRAMIAAAARRRDNSHNEFYYEEAEMDRRLRKRKARLVVAVEEAFTHIKRLHEEEIASSPKHPREVMDPREAAQAIFAPMARAMQKYLRTTRQQAFHSMESILTHLQFCITHNMTPKAFLERYLTPGPTMQYQQQNGRGRQWTLVSEEPVTSALRQGLVFSLRRLDFSLVVTVTPLPFLRLGEEFIDPKSHKFVMRLQSETSV from the exons ATGGACAACGAGTCGCAGTACTCGGGCTACTCATACAAGTCCTCACACTCCAGGAGTTCACGCAAACACAG GGACCGGAGGGACCGCCACCGCTCTAAGAGCCGAGACAGCAGCAGCCGTGGAGACAAGTCGGTCACCATCCAGACTCCAGGAGAGCCGCTGCTGGATGCAGAGTCGACCCGCGGAGATGACAGG GACGATAACTGGGGCGAGACGACCACGGTGGTCACCGGCACCTCCGAACACAGCATCTCTAACGAGGACCTGACCCGCGTCACCAAAGATTTGGAGGAGTCGACTCCGCTGGAGTGCAAGCGCTTCATCGGCCCGGCTCTGGGAGGCTGCCTGAGCTTCTTCGCCCTGGTCACGCCTTTAGCCTTCCTCATCCTCCCTCAGGTCCTGTGGCGAGACGCGCTCGAACCCTGCGGCACGCCCTGCGAAGGCCTCTACGTCTCTCTGGCCTTCAAGCTCCTGGTCCTGCTCATCTCCTCCTGGGCGCTGTTCCTCCGGCCCCCTCGCGCCACGCTCCCGCGCTTCTTTGTCTTCCGCTGCTTGCTGATGGTGCTGGTCTTCCTGTTTGTGGCGTCGTACTGGTTGTTCTACGGCGTGCGGGTGCTGGAGCCCAGAGAGAGGGACTACAGGGGGATCGTGGAGTACGCCGCCTCGCTGGTGGATGCTCTGCTCTTCATACAGTACCTGGCTCTGGTGCTGCTGGAGGTCCGGCACCTGCAGCCAGCCTTTTGCCTCAAAGTGGTCCGGAGCACAGACGGAGCCAGCAAGTTCTACAACGTGGGCCACCTCAG TATCCAGCGGGCAGCTGTCTGGGTGTTGGACCGTTATTACAGCGACTTCTCCGTCTTCAACCCCGCGCTGCTCAACCTGCCAAAGTCCATTCTGTCCAAGAAGATGACCGGCTTCAAGGTTTACTCCCTGGACG AAAGCACCACCAATAACTCCACAGGACAGTCCCGGGCCATGATCGCAGCTGCCGCCCGGAGGAGAGACAACTCCCACAACGAGTTCTACTACGAGGAGGCCGAGATGGACCGCAGGCTCCGCAAACGCAAGGCCAG GCTGGTCGTGGCGGTGGAAGAAGCCTTCACACACATCAAGCGTCTCCACGAAGAAGAGATCGCCTCGTCGCCCAAACACCCGAGGGAGGTGATGGATCCCCGTGAGGCGGCTCAGGCCATCTTCGCCCCGATGGCCCGAGCCATGCAGAAGTACCTGAGGACCACCCGGCAGCAGGCCTTCCACAGCATGGAGAGCATCCTCACACACCTGCAATTCTGCATCACACACAACATGACGCCCAAG GCTTTCCTGGAGCGTTACCTCACCCCCGGCCCCACCATGCAGTACCAGCAGCAGAACGGCAGAGGGCGCCAGTGGACACTAGTGAGCGAGGAGCCGGTGACCTCGGCCCTGCGTCAGGGTCTGGTCTTCTCTCTGCGCCGCCTGGACTTCTCCCTGGTGGTCACGGTGACGCCGCTCCCCTTCTTGCGGCTCGGGGAGGAGTTCATCGACCCGAAGAGCCACAAGTTCGTCATGAGGCTGCAGTCGGAGACGTCGGTGTGA